In the Pyrococcus kukulkanii genome, one interval contains:
- the porA gene encoding pyruvate synthase subunit PorA — protein sequence MPIRTVMKANEAAAWAAKLAKPKVIAAFPITPSTLVPEKISEFVANGELDAEFIKVESEHSAISALVGAAAAGVRTFTATASQGLALMHEVLFIAAGMRLPIVMAIGNRSLSAPINIWNDWQDSVSQRDTGWMQFYAENNQEALDLILLAYKVAEDERVLLPAMVGFDAFILTHTVEPVEIPDQEVVDEFLGEYEPKHAYVDPHRPITQGTLAFPAHYMETRYLVWEAMERAKKVIDEAFAEFEKKFGRKYQKIEEYKTEDADIIFVTMGSLAGTLKEWVDKKREEGYKVGAAKITVYRPFPVEEIRELAKKTKILAFIEKNISMGLYGAVFTDASAALINESEKPILLDFIAGLGGRDVTFDQLDEALGIAKKALEEGKVEKPISWIGLRKELL from the coding sequence ATCAGCGAATTCGTAGCAAATGGTGAACTCGATGCGGAGTTTATAAAGGTTGAGAGCGAGCACTCAGCTATTTCAGCACTAGTAGGAGCTGCAGCTGCGGGAGTTAGGACATTCACGGCGACTGCATCTCAAGGTCTTGCCTTAATGCATGAGGTACTCTTCATAGCAGCTGGAATGAGGTTGCCGATTGTGATGGCAATTGGTAACAGGTCATTATCTGCCCCAATCAACATCTGGAACGATTGGCAAGATAGCGTTAGCCAGAGGGATACAGGATGGATGCAGTTCTACGCTGAGAACAACCAAGAGGCCCTAGACCTAATATTACTTGCGTACAAGGTTGCTGAAGATGAAAGAGTTCTATTACCAGCAATGGTTGGGTTTGATGCGTTCATCCTAACGCACACAGTTGAGCCGGTGGAGATACCAGATCAAGAAGTTGTCGATGAGTTCTTGGGAGAGTATGAGCCAAAGCACGCGTACGTTGATCCACACAGGCCCATAACCCAGGGAACGTTAGCTTTCCCAGCTCACTACATGGAAACCAGATACTTAGTGTGGGAGGCCATGGAGAGAGCAAAGAAGGTAATTGATGAAGCATTTGCAGAGTTCGAGAAGAAGTTCGGTAGGAAGTACCAGAAGATTGAGGAATATAAAACTGAGGATGCCGATATAATCTTTGTCACTATGGGGTCACTGGCTGGAACCCTCAAGGAATGGGTTGACAAGAAGAGGGAAGAGGGATACAAGGTTGGGGCAGCAAAGATAACAGTCTATAGGCCGTTCCCAGTTGAAGAGATAAGAGAGCTTGCAAAGAAGACTAAGATTCTCGCCTTCATCGAGAAGAATATAAGCATGGGTCTATATGGGGCAGTCTTTACAGATGCCTCAGCCGCCCTAATTAATGAGAGCGAGAAGCCGATACTCCTAGACTTCATAGCCGGACTCGGTGGAAGAGACGTGACATTTGACCAGCTTGATGAAGCATTGGGAATTGCTAAGAAGGCCCTTGAGGAGGGTAAGGTTGAGAAGCCAATAAGCTGGATTGGACTGAGGAAGGAGCTCTTGTGA
- the porB gene encoding pyruvate synthase subunit PorB, producing the protein MAVRKPPVTTREYWAPGHAACAGCGCAIALKLATKAFSEAMEEKYGDPNAFAIAQATGCMEVVSAVFPYTAWKVPWVHVAFENAAAAASGIEAAWKKKGIKGKILAIGGDGGTADIGLQALSGMLERWHNVVYLMYDNEAYMNTGIQRSSSTPYGAWTTTSPPGKYSIGEDKPKKWVALIAAAHQVPYVATASIGNPFDFIKKVKKAAKVDGPAFVQVHCTCPTGWRTPLEKSVEIARLAIETGIWPLFEIEYGDIWNIKIQPPGGGAKVHKEGGRVVRIEFKKPIEEYLKLQGRFKHLFKRPEAIEELRNQIKAMWKVLGVEAILPKPEE; encoded by the coding sequence ATGGCGGTTAGAAAGCCTCCCGTTACCACTCGTGAATATTGGGCTCCCGGTCACGCTGCCTGTGCTGGCTGTGGCTGTGCTATAGCTTTAAAGCTTGCAACTAAGGCATTTAGTGAAGCCATGGAAGAAAAATATGGAGATCCAAATGCATTCGCAATCGCCCAAGCAACTGGATGTATGGAGGTAGTTTCAGCAGTATTTCCATACACCGCTTGGAAAGTTCCCTGGGTTCACGTTGCATTTGAGAACGCTGCAGCTGCGGCAAGTGGAATTGAAGCAGCATGGAAAAAGAAGGGAATTAAGGGGAAGATTCTTGCCATAGGTGGTGATGGTGGTACAGCAGATATAGGCCTGCAAGCTCTCTCGGGAATGCTCGAAAGGTGGCACAATGTAGTATACTTGATGTACGATAATGAGGCTTACATGAACACGGGAATCCAGAGGTCAAGCTCAACCCCCTACGGAGCATGGACCACAACATCACCGCCAGGAAAATACTCAATTGGTGAGGACAAGCCAAAGAAGTGGGTTGCTCTCATTGCAGCTGCCCACCAAGTCCCATATGTTGCAACTGCTAGCATTGGTAACCCATTCGATTTCATAAAGAAAGTAAAGAAAGCTGCTAAGGTCGATGGCCCGGCATTCGTACAGGTTCACTGTACCTGCCCAACCGGTTGGAGAACACCACTCGAAAAGAGTGTTGAGATAGCAAGGCTGGCCATTGAGACTGGGATATGGCCACTCTTTGAGATCGAGTACGGGGACATATGGAACATTAAGATTCAGCCACCAGGAGGGGGAGCAAAGGTACACAAGGAGGGTGGAAGGGTAGTGAGGATAGAATTCAAGAAGCCAATCGAGGAATACCTTAAGCTCCAGGGAAGATTCAAGCACTTGTTCAAGAGACCTGAAGCCATTGAAGAGCTAAGGAATCAGATAAAGGCCATGTGGAAGGTACTTGGTGTTGAGGCAATTCTCCCCAAGCCTGAGGAGTGA
- a CDS encoding CDC48 family AAA ATPase: MILGRGEEKKEEIKLRVAEALKWDVGRGIVRFDRKYQRMLGVQAGDIIEIEGERVTAAIVANAHPDDRGLDIIRMDGYIRKNAGVSIGDFVTVRRAQVREAKKVILAPAQRGVILQIPGDIIKNNLLGRPVVKGDIIVASGRGEFYSGTPFDELFRGFFEAMSVGFGELKFVVVNTIPKGIVQITYNTEVEVLPQAVEVREEKVPEVTYEDIGGLKDAIEKIREMVELPLKHPELFERLGIEPPKGVLLYGPPGTGKTLLAKAVANEANAYFIAINGPEIMSKYYGESEERLREIFKEAEENAPAIIFIDEIDAIAPKREEVVGEVEKRVVSQLLTLMDGLKSRGKVIVIAATNRPDALDPALRRPGRFDREIEVGVPDKQGRKEILQIHTRGMPIEPDFEKDAVLKVLKELEKEERFDKAVISKLMEEVKEASSDEEIKDILKKEGKIYVEVKGKLIDKLLDELAEITHGFVGADLAALAREAAMVVLRRLIKEGKINPEAETIPREVLEELKVTKRDFLEALKMVEPSALREVLIEVPNVHWDDIGGLEEVKQQLREAVEWPLKYPKAFKKLGITPPKGILLYGPPGTGKTLLAKAIATESQANFIAIRGPEVLSKWVGESEKRIREIFRKARQTAPSIIFIDEIDAIAPARGTSEGEKVTDRLINQLLTEMDGIQENSGVVVIAATNRPDILDPALLRPGRFDRLILVPAPDEKARLEIFKVHTRNMPLAKDVDLRELAKRTEGYTGADIAALVREAALNALKRAVSSLPRELVEEESEEFLSQLVVTRKDFEEAFKKVKPSVTKYMIEYYKQFEESRKRMSGETVKEPDYFTG, from the coding sequence ATGATACTTGGGAGAGGAGAGGAAAAGAAAGAGGAAATAAAGCTCAGAGTTGCTGAAGCTTTAAAGTGGGATGTGGGAAGGGGAATAGTTAGATTTGATAGAAAATATCAAAGAATGCTTGGTGTCCAAGCGGGAGATATCATAGAGATAGAAGGAGAAAGAGTTACAGCCGCAATAGTTGCAAACGCTCACCCAGATGATAGAGGCCTTGACATAATTAGGATGGATGGATATATAAGGAAGAATGCTGGGGTTAGCATAGGGGATTTTGTAACAGTCAGAAGAGCTCAAGTTAGAGAAGCTAAAAAAGTCATCTTAGCACCAGCACAAAGAGGTGTTATCCTCCAAATTCCTGGGGACATTATAAAGAACAACCTTTTGGGCAGACCAGTTGTAAAGGGAGATATAATAGTTGCGAGTGGCAGGGGTGAATTTTATTCAGGTACACCTTTTGATGAACTATTTAGAGGGTTCTTTGAAGCGATGTCCGTTGGCTTTGGTGAGCTTAAGTTCGTAGTCGTCAACACGATACCAAAGGGTATAGTCCAGATAACGTACAACACTGAGGTTGAAGTTCTCCCCCAAGCAGTTGAGGTTCGTGAAGAGAAAGTTCCAGAAGTTACCTATGAGGATATTGGCGGGCTCAAGGATGCAATAGAGAAGATTAGAGAAATGGTTGAGTTACCTCTTAAGCATCCTGAATTGTTTGAAAGGTTGGGAATTGAGCCTCCAAAGGGTGTTCTTCTCTATGGTCCCCCAGGGACGGGTAAGACTTTACTTGCTAAGGCTGTGGCTAATGAGGCGAACGCTTACTTCATTGCAATCAATGGGCCAGAGATAATGAGCAAGTACTATGGAGAGAGCGAGGAGAGATTAAGGGAAATATTCAAGGAGGCTGAGGAGAATGCTCCAGCAATAATATTCATAGACGAAATTGACGCAATAGCACCGAAGAGGGAGGAAGTTGTTGGGGAAGTGGAAAAGAGGGTTGTGTCTCAATTACTGACTTTGATGGATGGCCTTAAGTCAAGGGGCAAGGTCATAGTTATTGCAGCCACTAACAGGCCTGATGCTTTGGATCCTGCTCTTAGGAGGCCTGGAAGATTTGATAGGGAGATTGAGGTTGGCGTCCCAGACAAACAGGGCAGAAAAGAAATCCTACAAATCCACACAAGAGGAATGCCAATAGAACCAGACTTCGAGAAGGATGCAGTGTTGAAGGTTCTCAAAGAATTAGAAAAGGAGGAGAGATTTGATAAGGCCGTCATCTCCAAGCTTATGGAGGAAGTGAAAGAAGCGAGTAGCGATGAGGAGATAAAGGATATCCTAAAGAAAGAGGGGAAGATATACGTTGAAGTCAAGGGGAAACTTATTGACAAGTTACTTGACGAGCTTGCAGAGATAACCCACGGATTCGTTGGTGCTGACTTGGCGGCATTGGCTAGAGAAGCTGCAATGGTCGTTCTGAGGAGGCTGATCAAGGAGGGTAAGATAAATCCAGAGGCCGAAACAATTCCGAGAGAAGTTCTTGAAGAACTCAAGGTAACGAAGAGAGATTTCCTTGAAGCTCTAAAGATGGTTGAGCCTTCAGCGCTGAGGGAAGTGTTAATTGAAGTTCCAAACGTTCACTGGGACGACATAGGAGGCCTTGAAGAGGTAAAACAACAGCTTAGAGAAGCTGTGGAATGGCCACTCAAGTACCCAAAGGCCTTCAAAAAGTTGGGCATAACTCCTCCCAAGGGTATCCTCTTATATGGACCCCCAGGAACTGGTAAGACATTACTAGCTAAGGCAATAGCCACCGAGAGTCAGGCGAACTTCATAGCCATTAGGGGACCAGAAGTTCTCAGCAAGTGGGTTGGTGAGAGTGAGAAGAGAATAAGGGAAATATTTAGAAAGGCTAGACAGACCGCTCCTTCGATAATATTCATCGATGAAATTGACGCCATAGCTCCAGCAAGAGGAACCTCCGAGGGAGAGAAAGTCACAGATAGATTAATTAATCAGTTACTCACCGAAATGGATGGGATACAAGAAAACAGTGGGGTTGTTGTTATTGCTGCAACAAACAGACCGGATATACTTGACCCAGCTCTTTTGAGGCCAGGAAGGTTTGACAGGCTAATCCTGGTTCCAGCGCCCGACGAGAAGGCCAGGCTTGAGATATTCAAGGTGCACACGAGGAACATGCCACTAGCAAAAGATGTGGATCTTAGAGAGCTGGCTAAGAGAACAGAGGGTTACACAGGAGCTGACATAGCAGCTTTAGTGAGGGAAGCAGCGTTGAATGCATTAAAGAGAGCAGTTTCATCTCTACCAAGGGAATTAGTCGAAGAGGAAAGCGAAGAGTTCCTAAGTCAGCTTGTAGTTACGAGGAAAGATTTTGAGGAGGCGTTTAAGAAAGTCAAACCAAGCGTTACCAAGTACATGATTGAATATTATAAGCAGTTCGAGGAAAGCAGAAAGAGAATGAGCGGCGAAACCGTTAAGGAACCTGATTACTTCACTGGTTAA
- a CDS encoding chloride channel protein encodes MGWAKIIFASIIAGIGGGLGALLFRFLVTVTRKFFFDILSARFEVFLMPIIGALLIYPIVKNNPRVRGTGVPEVIESVIFRKGEIGGKFAILKVIATSITIGSGGSAGREGPIGFIGASIASWISRRLSLSPQIKRLITTCGLAAGISGTFNTPLAGAMFALEVIYMGAFSLNLVPIFISSIIGNAITLAFLGRAFEVEIPSGLSHSISEGLYYVLMGLITGVLAPAFAKTLYKIGDVLERIPLLPRLIIGALVVGVLGSQLEGYGIFGVGYEGLQLALLGKLGLRTMIILAVAKAVATIFTIASGFSGGIFAPSLYIGAMLGGAFAMLFNLNPQSYSLIGMAAFFSALTQAPITQILMVAELTGEYSLLPAVMIASTVSFLTARLIFKGSSIYTLKLEKRGLRIRTGRPMILEMVKVEEIMSRDVVYLRAGFKNEEVISKAIQTCHDCFPVLDESGTVIGVICVQDVLRGTKEPLRACTIEKDKSARDALEILMKQRILPVVDETGKLVGVVTKSDIYKAYYMAVEETFIEGEP; translated from the coding sequence ATGGGATGGGCAAAGATAATATTTGCCTCTATAATTGCCGGAATTGGAGGTGGATTAGGAGCATTGCTTTTCAGGTTCTTAGTTACCGTTACAAGGAAGTTTTTCTTTGATATTCTATCCGCAAGGTTCGAGGTCTTTTTGATGCCAATAATAGGGGCTCTTCTGATATACCCAATAGTCAAGAACAATCCAAGGGTTAGGGGAACGGGAGTGCCCGAGGTTATAGAGAGCGTAATCTTCAGAAAAGGGGAAATAGGGGGAAAGTTCGCAATACTAAAAGTCATTGCAACTTCCATAACAATAGGTTCTGGAGGAAGCGCAGGCAGGGAAGGCCCAATAGGGTTCATAGGAGCATCAATAGCATCTTGGATTAGTAGGAGGCTTTCTCTCTCACCTCAGATAAAAAGACTCATAACAACATGTGGACTTGCCGCCGGAATATCTGGGACTTTTAATACCCCCCTTGCTGGAGCCATGTTCGCCCTTGAAGTTATCTACATGGGAGCGTTTTCCCTAAATTTAGTTCCAATATTTATCTCATCGATAATAGGGAATGCCATAACCTTGGCCTTTCTTGGGAGAGCCTTTGAAGTTGAAATACCTTCTGGGCTGTCTCACTCAATTTCCGAAGGCCTTTATTATGTCCTTATGGGGCTAATTACAGGGGTTTTGGCCCCGGCTTTTGCCAAAACCCTCTACAAGATTGGGGATGTCCTTGAAAGGATTCCCCTTCTACCAAGATTGATTATTGGTGCATTGGTTGTTGGAGTTCTTGGATCGCAACTAGAAGGCTATGGAATTTTTGGTGTTGGTTATGAAGGCCTTCAGCTTGCTTTACTTGGTAAATTAGGATTAAGAACCATGATAATTCTAGCAGTTGCAAAGGCCGTCGCAACGATTTTTACTATTGCCTCGGGCTTTAGCGGTGGTATCTTCGCTCCCAGCCTCTATATAGGGGCAATGCTCGGTGGAGCGTTTGCCATGTTGTTCAACTTAAATCCCCAGAGCTACTCCCTCATTGGAATGGCGGCATTTTTTAGTGCCCTAACCCAGGCGCCAATAACCCAAATTCTTATGGTGGCCGAGCTCACAGGGGAATACTCCCTTCTACCGGCGGTAATGATAGCTTCAACTGTCAGCTTTTTGACTGCGAGGCTCATATTCAAAGGATCTTCTATTTACACTCTCAAACTTGAGAAGAGAGGGCTAAGAATAAGAACTGGAAGGCCAATGATACTTGAAATGGTGAAGGTTGAGGAGATAATGTCTAGGGATGTTGTCTATTTAAGAGCTGGGTTTAAGAATGAGGAAGTAATTTCAAAAGCTATACAGACTTGTCATGACTGTTTTCCAGTTCTGGATGAGAGTGGCACAGTTATCGGCGTTATATGTGTCCAGGATGTTTTGAGGGGGACGAAAGAACCTTTGAGAGCATGTACAATTGAAAAAGATAAGAGTGCTAGGGATGCCCTTGAGATCTTAATGAAACAGAGAATTTTGCCAGTTGTTGATGAAACAGGGAAATTAGTTGGAGTTGTCACTAAGAGCGATATATATAAGGCCTATTATATGGCTGTTGAGGAGACATTCATAGAGGGTGAGCCGTGA
- a CDS encoding integrase → MKLHEPDKLIEAYGDWLVQNQYSKKLVRQYVSVVRKLLSHELEIDSLDTDIKIRAFRAFVKFAFERRYIPEHVAKYWLLTIKKEQNQSEGRRRLEFYSIDELVRLLRKSKKDERLYYLVRLSIESGLRRSELVLAVKMMMRRRVKKFDEFVLVELNKDNRTKKAFVCLCSSETAKFFMNSSAKVTVYVLENYAKRARISWQKLRRSHAIFLAQLHVPESVIDFLQGRTARSVLAKHYLNLLALALKEYPRFLQFLEREIYSKL, encoded by the coding sequence TTGAAGTTGCACGAGCCAGACAAACTTATCGAAGCATATGGTGATTGGCTCGTGCAAAACCAATACAGCAAGAAGCTTGTGAGACAATATGTGAGTGTTGTTCGCAAACTGCTCTCTCACGAGCTCGAGATTGATTCTCTCGACACTGACATAAAGATACGGGCCTTCAGGGCGTTCGTCAAGTTCGCCTTTGAGAGAAGATATATTCCCGAGCACGTCGCAAAGTATTGGTTGCTTACTATCAAAAAGGAGCAGAACCAAAGCGAGGGGCGGAGGCGGCTTGAGTTCTATTCGATTGATGAGCTGGTGAGGTTGCTTAGAAAGTCCAAGAAAGATGAGCGTCTATACTACCTTGTTAGATTATCTATAGAGAGTGGGCTGAGGCGCTCTGAACTTGTCCTTGCAGTCAAGATGATGATGAGAAGGCGGGTGAAAAAGTTCGATGAGTTTGTGCTCGTTGAGCTCAATAAAGACAACAGAACGAAGAAGGCATTTGTGTGTCTGTGCTCATCAGAGACTGCTAAGTTTTTCATGAATTCAAGTGCAAAGGTTACAGTTTACGTCCTTGAAAATTACGCGAAGAGGGCAAGAATAAGTTGGCAAAAACTCAGACGCTCTCATGCAATCTTTTTAGCACAACTGCATGTGCCTGAGAGTGTTATTGACTTCCTGCAGGGCAGAACTGCTCGAAGCGTGCTCGCAAAGCACTACTTGAACTTGCTCGCTCTCGCACTCAAGGAGTATCCTCGTTTTTTACA